From Desulfovibrio porci:
TTACGGCGCGGACTACGCCTATACGGAGCGCTCCCTGGCCCTGACCACACGCTGGGCCGCGCGGGCGCGCGCCGCCTGGCCGTCGGGCGCGGGGCACAATCTGCTTTTCGGCATCACCCAGGGCGGCTTTTTCAAGGATCTGCGCCGCCGTTCGGTGGAAGAGATCTGCGCCCTGGATTGTGACGGTTTCGCCATCGGCGGTCTGTCCGTGGGCGAGGGCAAGGCCGAAATGTACGATCTGCTCTACCACACGGCCCCGTTGCTGCCGACGGACAAGCCGCGCTACCTGATGGGCGTGGGCACGCCCCTGGACATCGCCCACGGCATCCATGCGGGCGTGGACATGTTCGACTGCGTGCTGCCCACGCGCAACGCCCGCAACGGCACGCTCTACACATCGCTGGGCAAGGTGAACATCAAGCGGAAGGAATACGCCGAGGACGACAGCCCCCTGGACCCGGACTGCGACTGCTACACCTGCCGGACCTTTTCACGGGCCTATCTGCGCCACCTCTATGTGAGCAAGGAACTGCTCTCTTTCCGGCTCAATTCCCTGCACAACCTGACCTATTTTCTGCGCCTGGCGCGCGAGGCCCGGCGGGCTGTGCTGGAAAACCGCTATGCGGCTTTTCTGGCCCATGTGGAATCCCTGTACCCCGAGGAGGCGGCCCTGGCCGCCGGGGTGTGAGTCCTTCCGTCGGACACGAAAAAAGCCGCCTTCGGGCGGCTTTTTTCATTGTGGAAATTCCGGCGTCGTCAGACGTTCTGGGCCGTCATGCCGGCGGCCTCGCGGCGTTCGCGGCGGCGCACCAGGAAAAAGACCAGGAAGGAACCGGCCAGCTTGGAAAGGCTCATGATACCGATGGACCAGGGCGTGGCCAGGCCGATGAGCAGCAGAAAGACCAGGCTGTCCAAGGGCGCGCCCAGCAGGCTGGAGATCAGAATGCGTTGGGAAAAGGGCTTGCGCGTAAAGGTGAACAGCGCCCAGTCGCCCAGTTCGCCCACGGCGAAGGCCGCCGCGCTGGCCACGGCCAGCTGGGGCGAGGCCATATACCAGCTCACCACGCAACCCGCCAGCATGGCCCAGAGAATATGATGGCCCACGCGGCGCTGGGCGAAGTCGCGGACCACAAAAACAAAGCCCACGATGAGAGAAACCGGCGGCCAGAGGTCGCCGTTGGGCAGTTCGACGAGCGGCGTCACGGCGAATGCGTAATTGACGCCCACGATCAGAGCTATGTAAGTGAACAGCGAAAACATGCCGCGCAGATTATGCGTTGGACCGCGCGCCGTCAAGAGCGTACGGCGCGTGTGGACAAGAGCGGACGTACCTGCTAGGAAATATAAATCAGACAGTATTTCCGCCGCAGGGGCGGTTGTTCTTCTTCGTAACCGCGCCGCCGTCGAGCGCGGCGGGAAACGGGTTCCGGGATAACCGCGCCGTAGCGGCAAAGGCCACTGCCTTGAAAAAATTCAACGCGGTCTTGGGAAAATACGGCTGGTCCGCGGGTTTTGTCGTGTTTCTGGCCGCATGTCTGGCGCTTTTCTTTTCCTCTCCGCCGCGCTTCGGCAACATGCCGCGGATGACCTTCACGCCCGGCAATATCTATGAAAAAACGCTGGTGGTCGCCATGGATTACGACTACCAGCCCTATTCCTTTTTTGACGGCAACGGGAAACCTGCGGGCTTTGATGTGGAGCTGATCTACGCTCTGGCCGACAAAATGGGCGTGAATGCGGACGTGCGGCTGATGCCCTGGAACGACGCCCGCAACGCCGTTCTCAGCGGCCGGGCCGATCTGCTCACCGGCCTGGAGCGTGTGCCGGAAAACATGCCGGCCTTTGAACTGTCCGTTCCCTTGCACAACGATCCCTTCATCGCCTTCGGCACAGCGCCGCTGGACGGCATGAGCGGCCTGCACGGCAAGCGTATCGCGGTGCTGCGGGGCAGCGCCAGTTACGACACTATCCTCAAACCCTATGGTTTCGCGCGGGGAATCACGCTGTACGATTCGTACCACGATGTTTTCGCTTCGGTGATCCGGGGTGAAAACGACTATGCCGTTTCCCGGTATTCCGTGGGCCGCAGGGAACTGGTTCAACTGGGCGCGGAACATATCCAGGCGGCGGTGGTTCTGCCCAACAATTACCTCTGCATCGGCGTCAGGGGCGGCAACCGCGCGCTTCTGGAGCGGGTGGACGCCGCCCTCGTGGAACTGGCCGTGAACGGCACCAAGGAGGCTCTGGTCGAAAAGTGGCTGGAGCGCTACGTGGACGTCATCAGCTGGGCCGACTTTCTGAAAGCCTACAAAGTCTCCATTATGGGCGCGAGCTGCGGGCTGGCGCTGCTGATCGGTTTTTTCATCGCGTACAGCCGGAGCCGTAACGCCCGGCTCCGGCAGAAAGACATGGAGCGGATTCTGGAATACCAGCGCCTGATTACCGAGGCCACCAAGGGCCTGTACGAAAACATCTATGAGCTGGACATCACCCGCAACCGGGCGGCCAGCGAGGAAACCAGGCATTATTTCGAGCGCCTGGGCATTCCCGGCGACACGCCCGTGGACGAGGCCCTGCGGCATATCGCGGCCACGCAGATCAGGACGGAAGACCGCCAGGGCTATCTGGACGCCTTTTCTCCGGAAAAAGTCCTGGAAGCCTATCAGAAGGGCGTGCGGAGCCTGAGCTACGACTTCATGATCTCCGGGGACGGCAAGAGCTATTACTGGCTGCGGATCATGGCCCGCATCTTTGTTCTGCCCCAGGACCGGTCCGTGCGGCTGATCGTCTACCGCCAGAATATCGACGCGGAAAAGCGGCACTGGAAAATGTACCAGTACCAGCGGATGGTCATGGAGGCCGCCAAGGGCCTGTATGAAGACATCTACGAGATGGACATGACCCACAATTGCGCGGGCAATGAGGAAACCCGCGCCTATTTTGAAACTCTCGGCCTGCCCGGCGACGCCGCCTATGACCGTTTTCTGCGTTGTGTGGCCGAAAAGCAGATCAAGGACGAATACCGGCAGCGCTATCTCGACGCCTTTTTGCCGGACAGGGTGCTTCAGGCCTATGCCCGTGGCACGGACAGCCTGGTCTGCGAGGTCATGCTTTCCACAGACGGCGTGCGTTACTACTGGCTGCGCATCACGGCCCGCGTGTTTTTCTGGGCCGAGGACAATTCCGTGCGGATTTTCTCCTTCCGCCAGAATATCGACGCGGAGAAAAGCCGGGAAAGCCTGCTTTCCGCGCAGGCCCGGCTGGACCCGCTGACCGGTTTATACAACAAAACGGTCACCGAAAACCTCATCGGCGAAGCCCTGACCTCCGGAGCGGCCGGAGACTGCCGCTACGCTTTCTTTATTCTGGACGTCGACAACTTCAAGCTGGTCAACGACGATTTCGGGCATGCCGTGGGCGACATGGTGCTGCGCGAGTTCTCCGCTGAACTGAAAAGGCAGTTCAGGGAAAAAGATATTGTGGGCCGCATCGGCGGCGACGAATTTGCGGCCTTTCTGCTCGCGCCCGAC
This genomic window contains:
- a CDS encoding diguanylate cyclase; translation: MKKFNAVLGKYGWSAGFVVFLAACLALFFSSPPRFGNMPRMTFTPGNIYEKTLVVAMDYDYQPYSFFDGNGKPAGFDVELIYALADKMGVNADVRLMPWNDARNAVLSGRADLLTGLERVPENMPAFELSVPLHNDPFIAFGTAPLDGMSGLHGKRIAVLRGSASYDTILKPYGFARGITLYDSYHDVFASVIRGENDYAVSRYSVGRRELVQLGAEHIQAAVVLPNNYLCIGVRGGNRALLERVDAALVELAVNGTKEALVEKWLERYVDVISWADFLKAYKVSIMGASCGLALLIGFFIAYSRSRNARLRQKDMERILEYQRLITEATKGLYENIYELDITRNRAASEETRHYFERLGIPGDTPVDEALRHIAATQIRTEDRQGYLDAFSPEKVLEAYQKGVRSLSYDFMISGDGKSYYWLRIMARIFVLPQDRSVRLIVYRQNIDAEKRHWKMYQYQRMVMEAAKGLYEDIYEMDMTHNCAGNEETRAYFETLGLPGDAAYDRFLRCVAEKQIKDEYRQRYLDAFLPDRVLQAYARGTDSLVCEVMLSTDGVRYYWLRITARVFFWAEDNSVRIFSFRQNIDAEKSRESLLSAQARLDPLTGLYNKTVTENLIGEALTSGAAGDCRYAFFILDVDNFKLVNDDFGHAVGDMVLREFSAELKRQFREKDIVGRIGGDEFAAFLLAPDRDWVEKKARALSSALRKSFRSDAGDFSISASIGIALAPEDGTDFAALYKNADAALYQTKKRGKNGFTVHAGA
- a CDS encoding VUT family protein; its protein translation is MFSLFTYIALIVGVNYAFAVTPLVELPNGDLWPPVSLIVGFVFVVRDFAQRRVGHHILWAMLAGCVVSWYMASPQLAVASAAAFAVGELGDWALFTFTRKPFSQRILISSLLGAPLDSLVFLLLIGLATPWSIGIMSLSKLAGSFLVFFLVRRRERREAAGMTAQNV
- the tgt gene encoding tRNA guanosine(34) transglycosylase Tgt, with the translated sequence MSEPVFTLQHTDGAARAGLLRTAHGVIPTPIFMPVGTVGSVKAIAPDDLAAIGAPIILGNTYHLYLRPGDELVARHGGLHGFASWPGAVLTDSGGFQVFSLSSLRKIREEGVEFRSHLDGSRHLFTPEKVIAIQRNLNSDIMMVLDECVPYGADYAYTERSLALTTRWAARARAAWPSGAGHNLLFGITQGGFFKDLRRRSVEEICALDCDGFAIGGLSVGEGKAEMYDLLYHTAPLLPTDKPRYLMGVGTPLDIAHGIHAGVDMFDCVLPTRNARNGTLYTSLGKVNIKRKEYAEDDSPLDPDCDCYTCRTFSRAYLRHLYVSKELLSFRLNSLHNLTYFLRLAREARRAVLENRYAAFLAHVESLYPEEAALAAGV